The Lachnospiraceae bacterium KM106-2 nucleotide sequence TTTTTCTAGAATGGAAGAGATTGTTTTTACACGACCATTTACTTGTTCTATTGGAGAATATGTGCCAGCATTTCTATGTTCTTGTATAATATGATCAAACTTAACAACAAGCTCACTTACTGCTAATTGGTATGGATCTAATATCTCACGCCATAATTGAATTTCCATGATAATCTCCTTATAACATTTCCCTAATTATATATTGTATACGATTCTTACATAGTAACAATATCTATGTACCGTTTAGAGTCTGACACTCTAACGGTCTAATTATACCATAGAAGAGACAATATTGTAACAAAAATATGTTCGATTGGTTTATAAAAAATTGGAAAATAATCTGAAAACTTTATGAAAATTGATATTTTAATTTCCTTTTTTCCAAATATTTAAGCACCCAATAGGGATTTACACTGAATTCTTCCTCGCCATAATTCAGATAAATTCCCATGTGTAAATGAACGATAAATTGTCCGACGGTGCCCTCTTTTCCATACCCGGTATTTCCCATAAAACCAAGTAACTGTCCCGCTTTCACCTGATCACCTTCGTTAATGTCCGCATACGATGCCAAGTGCGCATAGTAAAAATATCCTCCATGAGGACTTCTGATACCAATTCGGTACCCGCCTTTTTCCAACCATCCTTTCTGTTCTACGACACCATCCGTGATACTGACGATCGGATAATATCCGCTTTTTTTCCTCGAGGGAATAATATCTGTCCCCTCATGATACCGTTTTCCACCATAGTTTCTGCCATCCATCCAGCCATCCTCAAATCCGACTGTTTCACCATTAGTCAGATCAAGTGGAACCGGAAAATACATTAAATCCTTATAGATGGCGCTATAGTACCGATATAGCTTCTTATAGAGAGAGGTCTTCTTCAGTCGTTTTACATACTTCTCAGGTAACATCGTCTTAGTGATATCCTTGCGTTCCGTCAATGAAAAATCTCGGATCAACATAGCAAGAGTAATTCGCTCGATCACATCCTCCTTATTCGCTTCACATTCCTTTAACAGCGATTCATAGACATGATCGGTCATTTCCAGCTTCCGAAAATCATCTTCCTCATACTGTGCTTTTTCATAGAAATCAAGGAATTTATTGTATTCTCTCAGATAGGATAGTTGGAATACGATCACGATTGCGATTAGTATAACTCCAAGGATGTAGATTCTTGTTCGTTTCATAATATAACCTCCCAGCACACCCATACTATTGTATTCTTTCTAGAAGATAAATATTATGAGAAACAGACAAAGTATCATTTCTTTTCTTGTTCATCCGCTTCGATGCACCTCTCTAAGAAAGTATGTGTAAATCCACAAATAGCGGTTATTCCTACATCTATATAAAAAAGGTTATATACCGTTTGGTTAACACGATCAAAATATAGCCATGCCATTAATATTGCCATACAAAGTGTGCCTATTATCATAATCACACGTAAGATGTTATTTATCCGTTTCATCAAAATCCCTCCACTCATCTTTCTATTTTTTACAATTATACCATATCTTACCATTGTCTTTCTCGATTTCACTTGTTATAATCTGAAACATTATTTCAAAAATAAGCTATCGTATAACGTTGATATAATGGATCGACAGTCTCTACCGGATCACCTATGATCTGACTACGATAAAGGCATTTCCTATGTCACCTTTATACCTAGCTTGTATTGCAATGTAAAGGAGACATCATGAAATTCATTTCTAATTATTTTAGGTTCACAGAACACAAGACAACCATGAAGACAGAAGTAATTGGCGGAATCACAAGCTTTCTTACGATGGCTTACATTCTATTCGTCATTCCAAATGTTTTATCCGAAGTTGGAATGAGCCAGACAAGCGTCTTTGTTGCAACTGCATTAGCTAGTGCTATTGGTACCTTTATCATGGGTGCGTTTGCGAAATTCCCAATGATACTTGCTCCCGGAATGGGACTTAACGCCTTCTTTGCCTATGGCGTATGTATCGGAATGGATATTCCTTGGCAGACAGCCATCGCAGCTGTATTCGTATCCGGATTTATCTTTATTATCATCTCAGCTACCGGACTTCGCGAAATGATCATCACTGCAATCCCAAATAACTTAAAATTCGCAGTTACTGCCGGAATCGGTTTGTTTATTGCATTTATTGGTTTAAAAAATGCTGGTATCATCATCGGAGATAACTCTACTTATGTAGCACTTGGTAATTTAAAAGATAAAGGTGTATTGATCTCTATCTTTGGAATCTTGATCATGGGTATCTTAATGGTACGTGGTGTTAAAATTGCGATCTTTTTAGGACTTATCCTTACAATTATTGCAAATGTAGCATTTGGTGTCGTACCAATGCCGAAGGGAATCCTTTCTCTTCCACCATCACTTGCTCCGACGTTTGGTGTTTCCATTAAACATTTATCCGATCTCTGGAATCCACAGATGGGACTAGTCGTGTTCACGTTCCTATTCATGGACTTTTTTGATACTGCAGGTACGATTTTAGCC carries:
- a CDS encoding cell wall endopeptidase, family M23/M37 produces the protein MKRTRIYILGVILIAIVIVFQLSYLREYNKFLDFYEKAQYEEDDFRKLEMTDHVYESLLKECEANKEDVIERITLAMLIRDFSLTERKDITKTMLPEKYVKRLKKTSLYKKLYRYYSAIYKDLMYFPVPLDLTNGETVGFEDGWMDGRNYGGKRYHEGTDIIPSRKKSGYYPIVSITDGVVEQKGWLEKGGYRIGIRSPHGGYFYYAHLASYADINEGDQVKAGQLLGFMGNTGYGKEGTVGQFIVHLHMGIYLNYGEEEFSVNPYWVLKYLEKRKLKYQFS
- a CDS encoding xanthine/uracil/thiamine/ascorbate permease family protein, which produces MKFISNYFRFTEHKTTMKTEVIGGITSFLTMAYILFVIPNVLSEVGMSQTSVFVATALASAIGTFIMGAFAKFPMILAPGMGLNAFFAYGVCIGMDIPWQTAIAAVFVSGFIFIIISATGLREMIITAIPNNLKFAVTAGIGLFIAFIGLKNAGIIIGDNSTYVALGNLKDKGVLISIFGILIMGILMVRGVKIAIFLGLILTIIANVAFGVVPMPKGILSLPPSLAPTFGVSIKHLSDLWNPQMGLVVFTFLFMDFFDTAGTILAVGSKVGLVREDGSVQNGSKALLADSVATCVGAVFGTTNTTSCMESLTGISVGAKTGFSSVVAAICFLVSLFFSPLLTVVTSAVTAPALIIVGSLLCTSLKEIEWDLPEIAIPSFLTIILMPLTYSIGEGIAFGFLSYVILMVCKGRAREIHKIMYALGLLFVVYFLV